In Pseudofrankia saprophytica, one genomic interval encodes:
- a CDS encoding IclR family transcriptional regulator domain-containing protein: protein MAATTPTYPTGNRPPAASAGDRDAPAGGTDPATDRGDVVGPLERGLAVLRWLAARADSGPAVGPRPAPLAEVARATGLARATVDRVAATLAADGLVRQDGRTVTLAPRLAAPGNAYLASCRIPDVLAATAARLADTFDESVSVAVPDGDGVRFVLQVTRRRAMSPVFRVGDLLPAERCAPGALFAADWAPARWAAWRARVDTDPGYTGFPALWSPASHPAGTPIAGPGDVEDSAPGPEAGAVTGFAARSAAAARAGHAVDDQLVEAGLIAVATPIHDRRPGSPTAGHVIAALSVVSHTSRHTASSLAADVLPRLRAAALDAEAALAADAAAPNAGSDAWPNADLLRETKAELGSGYLQSMARGLAVLGAFGAGSRAPTLADLARATGLPRATVRRSLLTFGHLGYVASDGRRFRLLPRVLELGYAAVTGLSLADLAEPHLTELVAAVRESASVAVLAGDEIRYVARVPASRIMSVAITIGTRFPAYPTAMGRVLLADQPPAALAERLSRLPAAGPTARAVTDPERLRALVADAARDGYALVTGELEEGLQSLAVPLRDRAGRVVAAANVSMPAGRVPPEHARGVLLPRLRVAAAAIEADLRTVTAYRASPGV, encoded by the coding sequence ATGGCCGCCACGACGCCGACGTACCCGACCGGGAACCGCCCCCCCGCCGCATCCGCGGGCGATCGTGACGCCCCCGCCGGCGGCACTGACCCCGCCACCGACCGTGGCGACGTCGTCGGGCCGCTCGAGCGGGGCCTGGCCGTGCTGCGCTGGCTCGCGGCCCGCGCCGACTCCGGCCCGGCCGTCGGGCCCCGCCCGGCCCCGCTGGCCGAGGTCGCCCGCGCCACCGGCCTCGCCCGCGCCACCGTCGACCGGGTGGCCGCCACCCTGGCCGCCGACGGCCTGGTCCGCCAGGACGGCCGTACGGTCACCCTCGCGCCGCGGCTCGCGGCCCCCGGCAACGCCTACCTCGCCTCGTGCCGGATCCCGGACGTGCTCGCCGCGACCGCGGCGCGCCTGGCGGACACGTTCGACGAGTCGGTCTCGGTCGCGGTGCCGGACGGCGATGGCGTCCGGTTCGTCCTGCAGGTGACCCGACGGCGCGCCATGTCGCCGGTGTTCCGGGTCGGCGACCTGCTGCCGGCCGAGCGGTGCGCGCCCGGCGCGCTGTTCGCCGCCGACTGGGCGCCGGCGCGCTGGGCGGCCTGGCGCGCCCGGGTCGACACCGACCCCGGCTACACCGGCTTCCCCGCGCTGTGGTCACCGGCGTCCCACCCGGCCGGTACTCCGATCGCGGGCCCCGGCGACGTAGAGGACTCGGCCCCCGGACCCGAGGCGGGCGCCGTCACCGGCTTCGCCGCCCGAAGCGCCGCGGCCGCCCGGGCCGGCCACGCGGTCGACGACCAGCTCGTCGAGGCCGGGCTGATCGCCGTCGCCACCCCGATCCACGACCGCCGGCCCGGCTCGCCCACCGCCGGCCACGTCATCGCCGCACTCAGTGTCGTCAGCCATACCAGCCGGCACACCGCGAGCTCGCTCGCCGCCGACGTCCTGCCCCGGCTGCGCGCGGCCGCCCTCGACGCGGAGGCGGCGCTCGCCGCCGACGCGGCCGCCCCGAACGCCGGGTCGGACGCCTGGCCAAACGCGGACCTGCTGCGCGAGACCAAGGCAGAGCTCGGTTCCGGCTACCTGCAGTCGATGGCCCGGGGCCTCGCGGTGCTCGGCGCGTTCGGCGCCGGCTCGCGGGCCCCGACGCTCGCCGACCTGGCGCGGGCCACCGGACTGCCCCGGGCGACCGTGCGCCGCTCGCTGCTGACCTTCGGCCACCTGGGCTACGTCGCCAGCGACGGGCGCCGTTTCCGGCTGCTACCCCGGGTGCTGGAGCTGGGCTACGCGGCGGTCACCGGCCTCTCGCTCGCCGACCTGGCCGAGCCGCACCTGACCGAGCTCGTCGCCGCGGTACGCGAGTCGGCGTCGGTGGCGGTGCTGGCCGGGGACGAGATCCGTTATGTCGCCCGCGTCCCGGCGAGCCGGATCATGAGCGTCGCGATCACCATCGGAACGCGGTTCCCGGCGTACCCGACGGCGATGGGCCGCGTGCTGCTCGCCGACCAGCCGCCTGCCGCCCTCGCTGAGCGGCTCTCCCGCCTGCCGGCGGCCGGCCCGACGGCGCGCGCCGTCACCGATCCGGAGCGGCTGCGCGCCCTGGTCGCCGACGCCGCCCGCGACGGCTACGCGTTGGTGACGGGCGAGCTCGAGGAGGGGCTGCAGTCGTTGGCCGTGCCGCTGCGCGACCGCGCCGGCCGGGTGGTCGCCGCGGCGAACGTGTCCATGCCCGCCGGCCGGGTCCCGCCCGAGCACGCCCGCGGTGTGCTGCTGCCTCGGCTGCGCGTGGCCGCCGCCGCCATCGAGGCCGACCTGCGCACCGTCACCGCCTACCGCGCCTCGCCGGGGGTCTGA
- a CDS encoding WD40 repeat domain-containing serine/threonine protein kinase, with protein sequence MDVAVMPPGVAPLDEMDPTSLGPYQLLGRLGDGGMGSVYLARRADGPDARPLVAVKVIRPDLARIPQFRERFLREAQAARRVAPFCTAAVLDVATDGARPYLVTEYIDGPTLGVAVRERGPLATGELDRLLINIASALTAIHAAGVVHRDLKPGNILLSSSGARVIDFGVARALDNATLTQGSIGTPGFMAPEQALGRPAATPADIYAWGAVTLFAATGRTPFGNGPTPVILHRVVHDTPDLTGIPGALRPLVAQAMAKKPAERPSAEQLLLALHHLRGVLDPDSSRGAAPHLASLDTAETDAASTGPLPVPAPATPPPTWPAGEAAPTAQQADHTSPRQDPAITAPPTRRRSARRRPGNVLIAALATAIVAAVAIPAIILTTGGGDGTGGSPGTSPTTPVRTATTTTAGRLAATAPSPYSRPLLGDAAEFLGSRTVAVRDVAAAGTIHFYNVTDPGDPVTIGGTTTDSWGFASSSDGHILAAEEIGAAADIDVADNQVRLWNVTDLAHPVQLGEAFTVAQIQNTVHLALSPDGHILATAADTVQLWDITEPTRPSRIGGPVVTKDAYGPVAFSPDGRTLATTGAGAFQLWNVTNPASPIPLTEPVGAGHTARLLFARGGHLLVVLGGDIRIWDLAKPTAPTPVGPPISVGETVGTNDIALSPDGTTLAFAGSADQTVRFWDVTDPAKPHPVGQTLPTSGNWVRFSPDGRVLIAAESGDKLRLWNLH encoded by the coding sequence ATGGACGTGGCGGTGATGCCGCCGGGTGTGGCGCCACTGGACGAGATGGACCCGACCAGCCTCGGGCCCTACCAGCTGCTCGGCCGGCTCGGTGACGGCGGCATGGGCAGCGTCTACCTTGCCCGTCGCGCCGACGGGCCCGACGCCCGGCCACTCGTCGCGGTCAAGGTGATCCGGCCCGACCTGGCCCGGATCCCGCAGTTCCGGGAACGGTTCCTGCGGGAGGCCCAGGCAGCCCGCCGGGTCGCGCCGTTCTGCACCGCCGCCGTCCTCGACGTCGCCACCGACGGCGCACGCCCCTACCTGGTGACCGAGTACATCGACGGCCCGACCCTGGGGGTCGCGGTCCGGGAACGCGGGCCTCTGGCCACCGGCGAGCTCGACCGTCTCCTCATCAACATCGCCTCGGCACTGACCGCCATTCACGCCGCCGGCGTCGTCCACCGGGATCTCAAGCCCGGCAACATCCTGCTGTCGTCGTCCGGCGCCCGCGTCATCGACTTCGGCGTCGCCCGCGCGCTGGACAACGCCACCCTGACCCAGGGCTCGATCGGCACTCCCGGATTCATGGCTCCAGAACAGGCCCTCGGCCGTCCCGCCGCGACCCCGGCCGACATCTACGCCTGGGGCGCTGTCACCCTTTTCGCCGCCACCGGCCGCACCCCGTTCGGTAACGGGCCAACCCCGGTGATCCTGCACCGCGTCGTCCATGACACCCCGGACCTCACCGGCATCCCCGGCGCGCTGAGGCCGCTCGTCGCCCAGGCCATGGCCAAGAAACCCGCCGAACGCCCCAGCGCCGAGCAGCTCCTCCTCGCCCTCCACCATCTCCGCGGCGTCCTGGATCCAGACAGCTCCCGCGGCGCCGCACCACATCTCGCCAGCCTCGACACCGCCGAGACGGACGCGGCGTCCACCGGCCCGCTCCCGGTGCCGGCACCGGCCACGCCCCCGCCGACCTGGCCGGCCGGTGAGGCGGCACCGACCGCCCAGCAGGCAGACCACACATCGCCACGCCAGGACCCGGCCATCACCGCCCCGCCGACCCGGCGGCGGTCTGCCCGACGTCGACCGGGCAACGTCCTGATCGCCGCGCTCGCCACCGCGATAGTGGCCGCGGTCGCCATTCCCGCGATCATCCTCACGACAGGCGGCGGGGACGGGACTGGTGGCAGCCCGGGGACATCGCCGACGACGCCGGTGCGGACCGCCACGACGACGACCGCGGGGAGACTCGCCGCCACCGCGCCCAGCCCCTACAGTCGTCCTCTGCTCGGCGACGCCGCGGAGTTCCTGGGCAGCCGGACCGTCGCCGTTCGAGACGTCGCCGCCGCCGGGACCATTCACTTCTACAACGTCACGGACCCCGGAGATCCGGTCACCATCGGCGGGACCACCACGGACAGCTGGGGTTTCGCGTCGTCGTCCGACGGCCATATCCTCGCCGCCGAGGAGATCGGCGCCGCCGCCGACATCGACGTCGCAGACAACCAGGTCCGCCTCTGGAACGTCACGGATCTCGCCCACCCCGTACAGCTGGGCGAGGCCTTCACCGTCGCCCAGATCCAGAACACCGTCCACCTGGCGCTGTCGCCGGACGGCCACATCCTCGCCACGGCCGCGGACACGGTCCAGCTCTGGGACATCACCGAACCCACCAGGCCCTCGCGCATCGGCGGGCCGGTCGTCACCAAGGACGCCTACGGGCCGGTGGCGTTCTCCCCCGACGGCCGAACGCTCGCCACCACCGGAGCCGGCGCCTTCCAGCTCTGGAACGTCACCAACCCCGCGAGTCCCATACCGCTCACCGAACCGGTCGGCGCCGGGCATACCGCGCGGCTCCTGTTCGCCCGCGGCGGCCATCTCCTGGTCGTCCTCGGCGGCGACATCCGTATCTGGGACCTCGCCAAGCCCACCGCCCCCACCCCTGTCGGACCGCCCATCTCCGTCGGTGAGACGGTTGGCACGAATGACATCGCCCTGTCCCCCGATGGCACGACCCTCGCCTTCGCCGGCAGCGCGGACCAGACCGTCCGCTTCTGGGACGTCACCGATCCCGCCAAGCCCCACCCCGTCGGCCAGACACTGCCCACCTCGGGGAACTGGGTGCGGTTCTCACCCGACGGCCGCGTCCTCATCGCCGCCGAAAGCGGCGACAAGCTCCGTCTCTGGAACCTGCACTGA
- a CDS encoding MarR family winged helix-turn-helix transcriptional regulator yields MTASTARPGASNARYRVARETVLSVTAARDGRTEELAVEIVEAARLLWRVVGAEKPTATPAAFEKLRPRHIQVLRLLAGQPGMSVRHAAEALSMRPHNLSTLITDLVGAGLIERRGDPHDRRVARLYLSQTAQAEVAGVERDLHSAVVEVLARLTDVDQGRLRAALPALGRLVAGLDGPTPPASAR; encoded by the coding sequence ATGACCGCCTCGACCGCACGCCCAGGCGCATCGAACGCTCGGTACCGGGTCGCGCGCGAGACCGTCCTGTCGGTCACGGCGGCCCGTGACGGGCGCACCGAAGAGCTCGCCGTCGAGATCGTCGAGGCCGCGAGGCTGCTGTGGCGGGTCGTCGGTGCCGAGAAGCCGACCGCGACCCCGGCGGCGTTCGAGAAGCTGCGCCCGCGCCACATCCAGGTGCTGCGCCTGCTCGCCGGCCAGCCGGGCATGTCGGTGCGGCATGCCGCCGAGGCACTGTCGATGCGCCCGCACAATCTGAGCACCCTGATCACGGACCTGGTCGGCGCCGGCCTGATCGAGCGGCGCGGTGACCCACACGACCGCCGCGTCGCCCGCCTTTACCTGTCCCAGACGGCCCAGGCCGAGGTGGCGGGCGTCGAGCGAGATCTGCACTCCGCCGTCGTCGAGGTGCTCGCGCGGCTCACCGACGTCGACCAGGGCCGCCTCCGCGCCGCTCTCCCAGCACTGGGGCGCCTCGTCGCCGGTCTTGACGGTCCGACGCCGCCCGCGTCCGCGCGCTGA
- a CDS encoding undecaprenyl-diphosphate phosphatase translates to MNWFQGGVLGLVQGLTEFLPVSSSAHLRILPALVGWPDPGAAFTAVSQIGTETAVILYFRKDIAKIVSSWARSLVNPKYRGSQEARMGWLIIIGSIPISILGVTLKDSIEGPFRDLRLIATTLIVLGLVLGAADWYAAQAGRQGRHAFPRRRKTVEDLTTRDGVLYGLAQSLALIPGVSRSGATVSGGLFLGYTREAAARYSFLLAIPAVLASGLFELKSVADGSDGDVAWGPTILATVIAFVVGYSAIAWFLRYISTKSFAPFVIYRVALGVFLLALIASGHLDAHAGADAATSG, encoded by the coding sequence GTGAACTGGTTCCAGGGTGGTGTCCTCGGCCTGGTCCAGGGACTCACCGAGTTCCTGCCGGTCTCGTCCAGCGCGCACCTGCGCATCCTGCCGGCACTGGTGGGTTGGCCGGACCCGGGCGCCGCGTTCACGGCCGTCAGCCAGATCGGCACCGAGACCGCCGTCATCCTCTATTTCCGCAAGGACATCGCCAAGATCGTCTCCAGCTGGGCTCGGTCCCTGGTGAACCCCAAGTACCGCGGATCCCAGGAAGCCCGGATGGGCTGGCTGATCATCATCGGGTCGATCCCGATCTCCATCCTTGGCGTGACGCTCAAGGACTCCATCGAGGGCCCGTTCCGGGACCTGCGGCTGATCGCGACGACGCTCATCGTGCTCGGCCTCGTCCTCGGCGCCGCGGACTGGTACGCCGCGCAGGCGGGCAGGCAGGGCCGGCATGCGTTCCCACGCCGGCGCAAGACCGTCGAGGACCTGACCACCCGGGACGGTGTGCTCTACGGGCTTGCCCAGTCGCTCGCGCTGATACCCGGTGTGTCCCGCTCGGGCGCGACGGTCAGCGGTGGCCTTTTCCTCGGCTACACCCGGGAAGCGGCGGCCCGCTACTCGTTCCTGCTCGCGATCCCGGCCGTGCTCGCCTCCGGGTTGTTCGAGCTGAAGTCGGTCGCGGACGGCTCCGACGGCGACGTGGCCTGGGGGCCGACGATCCTCGCCACCGTGATCGCCTTCGTCGTCGGCTACTCGGCGATCGCCTGGTTCCTGCGGTACATCTCGACGAAGAGCTTCGCCCCGTTCGTGATCTACCGCGTCGCCCTCGGCGTGTTCCTGCTGGCCCTGATCGCCTCCGGCCACCTCGACGCCCATGCCGGCGCGGACGCGGCGACCTCCGGCTGA
- a CDS encoding serine/threonine-protein kinase, which yields MEPLDETDPTSLGPYQLLGRLGDGGMGSVYLARRQNAAEPMPTRDGQPLVAVKMIRPDLARIPQFRERFLREAQAARRVARFCTAEVLDVSTDGRLPYLVTEYIDGPTLGEAVHERGPLAATALARLAVAVASALTAIHAAGVVHRDLKPGNILLSSSGARVIDFGIARALDATTMLTHGTIGTPGFMAPEQALGQPAAPAADIYAWGAVVLFAATGRPPFGEGPTPEILRRVVRQTADLSGVPADLRPLVARAMAKDPARRPDADELLLALHHLRAAPRPAPTSGERPTGTPSTPPPGLAGAQTRTRTAGMSPVAAGREDDVAAIRPAMAAGSAGAAAAPGRQRGRWSSRRPLALALALAVAAVVAITAIVLRTSDREGARGPAASSATGTRAATPRTTTADRLARTPPRLAGSPLTGHTGAVNATVFSPDGHTLATASQDGTVRLWNVTNPAAPTALGKPLTGHSGGVENVAFAPDGRLLATVGEDQTVRLWDVTHPASPIPRGSSLTGHTAIVFGVAFSPDGRLLATAANDETVRLWDVANPARPAAVGQPLPNESVYLAREGVAFSPDGHMLVTGSHRWNITDPARPTRLDPPGEIPAYDGVVLSPGGRTLATADSMPGVIRFWNIANPVEPVPLGQPLFILGPAYFAMAFAPDGSTLATTGGEDADVRFWNVTDPAQAREIEQARITRPGEYTGDVVTAVFSPDGSVLATGAAGDVNGIELWTLR from the coding sequence GTGGAGCCACTGGACGAGACGGACCCGACCAGCCTCGGGCCCTACCAACTGCTCGGACGGCTGGGCGACGGCGGCATGGGCAGCGTCTACCTCGCCCGCCGCCAGAACGCCGCCGAGCCCATGCCCACTCGGGATGGCCAGCCGCTGGTCGCGGTGAAGATGATCCGGCCGGATCTGGCCCGGATCCCGCAGTTCCGGGAGAGGTTCCTGCGGGAGGCGCAGGCCGCCCGCCGGGTCGCGCGGTTCTGCACGGCCGAGGTTCTCGACGTCAGCACCGACGGCCGGCTGCCCTACCTGGTCACCGAGTACATCGACGGGCCCACCCTGGGCGAGGCCGTCCACGAGCGCGGCCCACTGGCCGCGACCGCGCTGGCGCGCCTGGCGGTCGCGGTCGCCTCCGCGCTCACCGCGATCCACGCCGCCGGCGTCGTGCACCGCGACCTCAAACCCGGCAACATCCTGCTCTCGTCATCCGGCGCCCGCGTCATCGACTTCGGCATCGCCCGCGCCCTCGACGCGACCACCATGCTCACCCACGGCACCATCGGCACCCCCGGCTTCATGGCCCCCGAACAGGCCCTCGGCCAACCCGCCGCCCCCGCCGCCGACATCTACGCCTGGGGCGCGGTCGTGCTCTTCGCCGCCACCGGACGGCCCCCCTTCGGGGAGGGGCCGACACCGGAGATCCTTCGCCGTGTGGTGAGGCAGACCGCCGATCTTTCCGGTGTCCCCGCCGATCTGCGTCCCCTCGTCGCGCGCGCGATGGCGAAGGATCCCGCGCGGCGGCCCGACGCGGACGAGCTCCTCCTCGCCCTGCACCACCTCCGAGCCGCTCCGAGGCCGGCGCCGACCTCCGGCGAGCGACCCACGGGCACGCCGTCCACCCCGCCGCCGGGCCTGGCGGGAGCTCAGACGAGGACCCGAACCGCCGGCATGTCGCCCGTGGCGGCCGGGCGGGAGGACGATGTGGCCGCCATCCGTCCCGCCATGGCGGCGGGATCGGCCGGGGCGGCGGCGGCGCCCGGGCGGCAGCGGGGTCGCTGGTCGTCGCGCCGCCCGCTGGCCCTCGCGCTCGCCCTGGCCGTCGCGGCGGTCGTGGCCATCACCGCGATCGTTCTCCGCACGTCCGACCGCGAAGGGGCGAGGGGCCCCGCTGCCTCGTCGGCGACCGGGACGCGGGCGGCGACGCCCCGAACGACGACCGCCGACCGGCTCGCCCGTACCCCGCCGCGCCTCGCCGGCTCACCGCTCACCGGTCACACCGGCGCGGTGAACGCCACCGTGTTCTCCCCCGACGGACACACGCTGGCTACCGCGAGCCAGGACGGCACGGTCCGCCTCTGGAACGTCACGAACCCCGCCGCTCCCACCGCGCTGGGCAAGCCGCTGACCGGCCACTCCGGCGGGGTGGAGAACGTGGCCTTCGCACCCGACGGCCGCCTGCTGGCGACCGTGGGCGAGGACCAGACGGTCCGCCTCTGGGACGTCACCCATCCGGCCTCACCCATCCCGCGGGGCTCGTCCCTCACCGGCCACACGGCCATCGTGTTCGGCGTGGCCTTCTCTCCCGACGGCCGCCTGCTCGCCACGGCCGCCAACGACGAGACCGTCCGCCTCTGGGACGTCGCGAACCCGGCGCGCCCCGCGGCCGTCGGCCAGCCCCTGCCCAACGAATCGGTCTACCTGGCGCGCGAAGGGGTCGCGTTCTCCCCCGACGGGCACATGCTCGTCACCGGGAGCCATCGATGGAACATCACCGACCCCGCCCGTCCCACCCGCCTCGACCCGCCTGGCGAGATCCCCGCCTACGACGGCGTGGTCCTCTCCCCCGGCGGGCGGACACTCGCCACCGCGGACAGCATGCCGGGGGTCATCCGGTTCTGGAACATCGCCAACCCCGTGGAGCCGGTTCCGCTCGGCCAACCCCTGTTCATCCTCGGCCCCGCGTACTTCGCCATGGCTTTCGCGCCCGACGGCAGCACGCTCGCCACGACAGGCGGCGAGGACGCCGACGTCCGGTTCTGGAACGTCACCGACCCGGCCCAGGCCAGGGAGATCGAGCAGGCGCGCATCACCCGCCCCGGCGAGTACACCGGGGATGTGGTCACCGCGGTGTTCTCCCCCGACGGCTCCGTCCTCGCCACCGGCGCGGCGGGCGACGTGAACGGCATCGAGCTCTGGACACTGCGATGA
- a CDS encoding WD40 repeat domain-containing serine/threonine protein kinase → MITPRAVDERPDGGPVAIGPYRLLRRLGTGGMGTVYLADRPGAAEGDPSRHVAVKIIHAHLAELPDFRRRFARETAAARRVPRFCSAEVLDVNMDGPSPYLVMEYIDGPTLSERVEPYGHAEPYGRAEPRPLRAAELERLAIEIAAALVAIHAAGVVHRDLSPRNVMLSAKGTRVIDFGIARPPDATTLLSQRIIGTPAYMAPEQARNERVGEAGDVHAWGAVLVYAASGEPPFLAASTPQTLLRIERDPPDHLDRLPRALRPLVEWAMDKHPENRPTAAELLSLLLAGGAGADPAPVDPAPVDVADQGATGGGYGWAGRSLDSTAVLPGPWWRRALDRARPPRHLGGPADDAARRGWLTVPLTALAAAVVTAAVAVPLTAALTTGLGSGGREDAGTRPSTTATPTATAPARPQFLGRPLTAFTAGVYEAAFSPDSGTLATASAEGTVRLWDLADPKRPTPLGQPITRHEDGSLRPGDGAALAAVFSPDGTTLAVAGDHGWCGLWDVTDRTRPVLLTDDLSGGQRDAIKAVAFDPGQNVLATAGADGTIRLWDLSDRMYPVPVRTLRGPKTGAVWTLAFSPDGATLATGGGDGAVRLWDVSHPRVSRLLAETPVRHTGDVRSVVFSPDGATVASAGSDGDIRLWDVRRPTSPTALGGPVRAAGGTGRTGAADHDSVLALSFSPDGGTLASGDRTGTVTLWDVTDRGRPHSRGQLIGHTGADPWVYSVAFSRDGATLASASHDHTVRLWRLR, encoded by the coding sequence ATGATCACGCCGCGAGCCGTGGACGAGCGCCCTGACGGCGGACCCGTCGCGATCGGGCCGTACCGGCTGCTCCGACGGCTCGGGACCGGCGGAATGGGCACCGTCTACCTGGCCGACCGCCCCGGGGCCGCGGAAGGTGACCCGAGCCGGCATGTCGCCGTGAAGATCATCCACGCCCACCTGGCCGAGCTGCCCGACTTCCGGCGGCGTTTCGCGCGCGAGACGGCGGCCGCGCGGCGGGTTCCCCGGTTCTGTTCCGCCGAGGTCCTCGACGTGAACATGGACGGCCCCAGCCCGTACCTGGTCATGGAGTACATCGACGGCCCGACGCTGTCCGAGCGGGTCGAGCCGTACGGCCACGCTGAGCCATACGGCCGGGCCGAGCCGCGGCCCCTGCGGGCGGCGGAGCTGGAACGCCTGGCCATCGAGATCGCGGCGGCGCTGGTCGCGATCCACGCCGCCGGTGTCGTCCACCGGGACCTGAGCCCGCGCAACGTCATGCTGTCGGCGAAGGGCACGCGGGTCATCGACTTCGGCATCGCCCGCCCGCCGGACGCCACGACGCTGCTCAGCCAGCGGATCATCGGCACGCCCGCGTACATGGCCCCCGAGCAGGCGCGCAACGAGCGGGTCGGCGAGGCCGGGGACGTCCATGCCTGGGGCGCGGTCCTCGTCTACGCCGCGTCCGGCGAGCCCCCCTTCCTGGCGGCGTCGACTCCCCAGACGCTGCTGCGGATCGAGCGTGACCCGCCCGACCACCTCGACCGCCTGCCTCGCGCGCTGCGCCCGCTCGTCGAGTGGGCCATGGACAAGCACCCCGAGAACAGGCCCACCGCGGCGGAGCTGTTGAGCCTGCTGCTCGCCGGCGGCGCCGGCGCCGACCCCGCGCCCGTCGACCCCGCGCCCGTCGACGTCGCCGACCAAGGGGCCACGGGCGGCGGGTACGGGTGGGCGGGCAGGAGCCTCGACTCCACGGCGGTACTGCCCGGGCCGTGGTGGCGACGTGCGCTCGACCGGGCACGTCCGCCGCGGCACCTGGGAGGCCCTGCCGACGACGCGGCGCGGCGGGGGTGGCTGACGGTCCCGCTCACCGCGCTGGCGGCGGCGGTCGTCACGGCGGCGGTCGCCGTCCCGCTCACCGCGGCGCTCACCACGGGTCTCGGGTCGGGCGGGCGGGAGGACGCCGGGACTCGGCCATCGACCACCGCGACCCCCACCGCCACCGCCCCGGCGCGGCCCCAGTTCCTCGGCCGGCCGCTGACGGCGTTCACCGCCGGCGTCTACGAGGCCGCGTTCTCCCCGGACAGCGGGACGCTCGCCACCGCGAGCGCCGAAGGCACCGTCCGGCTCTGGGATCTCGCCGATCCGAAGCGCCCCACGCCGCTGGGCCAGCCGATCACCCGCCACGAGGACGGCTCGCTGCGTCCCGGGGACGGCGCCGCGCTCGCCGCGGTGTTCTCCCCCGACGGGACGACCCTCGCGGTCGCGGGCGACCATGGCTGGTGCGGCCTGTGGGACGTCACGGACCGGACGCGTCCCGTTCTCCTCACCGACGACCTGTCGGGCGGCCAGCGGGACGCCATCAAGGCGGTCGCCTTCGACCCCGGCCAGAACGTCCTGGCCACGGCCGGCGCCGACGGCACCATCCGCCTCTGGGACCTGAGCGACCGGATGTACCCCGTGCCCGTGCGCACGCTGCGCGGCCCGAAGACCGGCGCGGTGTGGACGCTGGCGTTCTCTCCCGACGGCGCCACCCTCGCGACCGGTGGCGGCGACGGCGCGGTCCGCCTCTGGGACGTCAGCCACCCCCGGGTGTCCAGGCTGCTCGCCGAGACGCCCGTGAGGCACACCGGCGACGTGCGGTCGGTCGTGTTCTCGCCGGACGGCGCGACGGTGGCGAGCGCGGGCTCCGACGGCGACATCCGGCTCTGGGACGTGCGCCGGCCCACCAGCCCGACCGCCCTGGGCGGGCCGGTGCGCGCAGCCGGCGGCACTGGCAGGACGGGCGCGGCCGACCACGACTCCGTCCTCGCCCTGTCCTTCTCCCCCGACGGCGGCACTCTCGCCAGCGGCGACCGCACGGGCACGGTCACCCTCTGGGATGTCACGGACCGGGGCCGGCCGCACTCCCGCGGCCAGCTCATCGGCCACACCGGCGCCGATCCCTGGGTCTACTCGGTCGCCTTCTCGCGCGACGGCGCGACTCTGGCCTCCGCCAGCCACGACCACACCGTCCGCCTGTGGCGCCTGCGCTGA